The Listeria sp. PSOL-1 genome includes a region encoding these proteins:
- a CDS encoding septation ring formation regulator EzrA, whose translation MLYLLIGFIVLVIILFSAGYFLKKKHYTRINELEEQKIELRDRPVISELSKVKKLKLTGETEKLFESWRSSWDEIETKLFPDVEEVILEAEMSTDRYKFRDATKSENDISQMLAIIERQINQILSGLSELLTSEERNAEESRLIKEQFSELKREVLARGFKLGDVLETVKHELDKITLEIDRYDELTDQGDHLEARELIIGVKKDVALISEQIERIPSLLHETEIVLPNELKQLQAGYDEMVHKGYYLEQLELSRELERMKAQIAKLRKNIHDRELDVAEVGKKELHTIINLFYDMLEQEVDAKAFVKENRSIIFDRLEAQTNVSSELAEQIAEVKQTYHISEEELAAYLKTSAMLSEQKENLNQLTTLLSNLEIAYSAARDTLKEINVTLDQVASSQDQLREDLRSLRKDELEAQNEAKRMRSEITKLNRKLSRARLPGLPEEYVSLRDHMETSIVALEERLSEKPLDMKAVTEKLRTAHEDLSHLVQRADEMVENARLVEHVVQYANRYRLQNPELKAELDKAESHFYRDFNYKKALEIAVTALEKVEAGAFKKIEKMYAAEISTEESMA comes from the coding sequence ATGCTTTATTTGTTAATCGGTTTTATTGTTTTAGTTATTATTCTTTTTAGTGCCGGTTATTTTTTGAAGAAAAAACATTATACGCGAATAAATGAGTTAGAGGAACAAAAAATAGAATTACGGGACCGCCCAGTAATTAGCGAACTTTCTAAAGTGAAGAAATTAAAATTAACAGGAGAAACAGAAAAGTTATTTGAATCATGGCGCTCTTCTTGGGATGAAATTGAAACAAAGCTTTTTCCAGATGTAGAAGAAGTGATTTTAGAGGCAGAAATGAGTACGGATCGTTATAAATTTCGTGATGCAACAAAAAGCGAAAATGATATCAGTCAAATGCTTGCTATCATTGAGCGGCAAATAAATCAAATTCTTAGTGGCTTGAGTGAACTTCTTACAAGTGAAGAAAGAAACGCAGAAGAAAGTCGTTTGATAAAAGAACAGTTTTCTGAACTTAAACGAGAGGTTTTGGCTAGAGGCTTTAAACTTGGCGATGTACTTGAAACAGTCAAGCATGAACTAGATAAAATCACGCTTGAGATTGACCGTTATGATGAGTTAACAGATCAAGGCGATCACTTAGAAGCACGCGAATTAATCATCGGTGTAAAAAAAGACGTTGCCTTAATTTCCGAGCAAATCGAACGTATACCAAGCCTTTTACATGAGACAGAGATTGTTTTACCCAATGAATTGAAACAGCTTCAAGCTGGCTACGATGAAATGGTACATAAAGGTTACTACCTAGAACAACTTGAATTAAGTCGTGAGCTAGAGCGAATGAAAGCGCAAATTGCGAAATTGCGAAAAAATATTCATGATCGTGAACTTGATGTTGCCGAAGTTGGTAAAAAGGAGCTTCATACGATCATTAATTTATTTTATGATATGTTAGAACAGGAAGTGGATGCTAAGGCTTTTGTAAAAGAAAACCGAAGTATTATTTTTGATCGCTTAGAAGCGCAAACGAACGTTTCTTCTGAACTAGCGGAACAAATCGCAGAAGTGAAGCAAACCTATCATATCAGTGAAGAAGAGTTAGCTGCCTATTTAAAGACTTCTGCTATGTTAAGTGAACAAAAAGAAAATTTGAATCAGTTAACTACTTTGCTTTCCAATCTAGAAATTGCTTATTCAGCAGCACGTGACACATTAAAAGAAATCAATGTGACCTTAGACCAAGTAGCAAGTTCACAAGATCAATTAAGAGAAGACTTACGGTCACTTCGAAAAGATGAACTAGAGGCGCAAAATGAAGCTAAGCGGATGCGTAGTGAAATTACTAAGTTAAATCGCAAGCTAAGTCGCGCGAGGTTGCCAGGTCTTCCAGAAGAATACGTTTCATTACGAGATCACATGGAAACCTCCATTGTTGCACTTGAAGAACGCCTTTCTGAAAAACCACTTGATATGAAAGCCGTCACAGAGAAGCTACGCACGGCACATGAAGATTTGTCGCATTTGGTTCAAAGAGCGGACGAAATGGTCGAGAATGCTCGATTAGTCGAACATGTGGTTCAATACGCTAATCGCTATCGATTACAAAACCCAGAATTAAAAGCTGAACTTGATAAAGCTGAAAGTCATTTTTACCGTGATTTTAATTATAAAAAAGCACTTGAAATTGCAGTAACGGCACTCGAAAAAGTAGAAGCTGGCGCGTTTAAAAAGATTGAAAAGATGTATGCCGCAGAAATTTCTACCGAAGAAAGTATGGCATAG
- a CDS encoding GAF domain-containing protein, with amino-acid sequence MIEVPKFNGTKEENYALCLKQIKAMINGEPSIIANLSNVSSLLNQALTEINWVGFYLYEETSNQLVLGPFQGLPACIRIPLGKGVCGVAAESGKSQIVANVNEFDGHIACDAKTNSEIVIPLFKNGQRVGVLDIDSPNMNRFDETDQKWLEKVCELLVNEMP; translated from the coding sequence ATGATTGAAGTCCCAAAATTCAACGGCACAAAAGAAGAAAATTACGCATTATGTTTGAAACAAATTAAAGCAATGATTAACGGTGAGCCAAGTATCATTGCCAATTTAAGCAATGTAAGCTCGTTACTTAATCAAGCCTTAACTGAAATTAATTGGGTGGGCTTTTATTTATACGAGGAAACAAGCAATCAATTGGTTTTGGGCCCATTCCAAGGGCTTCCTGCATGTATCCGTATCCCACTTGGAAAAGGTGTTTGCGGAGTTGCAGCTGAAAGTGGTAAATCTCAAATTGTAGCTAATGTTAATGAATTTGACGGCCACATTGCTTGTGATGCTAAAACAAATTCAGAAATTGTTATCCCGCTTTTTAAAAATGGACAACGAGTTGGCGTACTTGATATAGATAGTCCAAATATGAATCGATTTGATGAAACTGACCAAAAATGGCTTGAAAAAGTTTGTGAACTGTTAGTAAATGAAATGCCGTAA
- the rpsD gene encoding 30S ribosomal protein S4 translates to MARYTGPSWKISRRLGISLTGTGKELERRPYAPGQHGPNQRKKMSEYGLQQAEKQKLRHMYGLTERQFKNTFLKAGKLPGKHGENFMILLEQRLDNVVYRMGLARTRRAARQLVNHGHILVDGKRVDIPSYQLSVGQVVSVREKSAKNSAIAESIEVSSFVPEYVTSDAEKLTGSLKRLPERSEIAAEINEALIVEFYSR, encoded by the coding sequence ATGGCTCGTTACACTGGTCCAAGCTGGAAGATTTCCCGTCGTTTAGGGATTTCACTTACCGGCACAGGTAAAGAATTAGAGCGTCGCCCGTATGCTCCAGGACAACATGGTCCTAATCAACGTAAAAAAATGTCTGAATATGGTTTACAACAAGCGGAAAAACAAAAGTTACGTCATATGTATGGCTTAACTGAACGTCAATTTAAAAATACGTTCTTAAAAGCTGGTAAACTTCCAGGTAAACATGGTGAAAACTTCATGATCCTACTTGAACAACGTCTTGATAATGTTGTTTATCGTATGGGCTTAGCGCGTACACGTCGCGCAGCACGTCAATTAGTAAACCATGGTCATATTTTAGTAGATGGCAAACGCGTAGATATTCCATCTTACCAATTATCTGTTGGTCAAGTGGTTTCTGTTCGTGAAAAATCTGCTAAAAACTCTGCAATCGCTGAAAGTATTGAAGTTTCAAGCTTCGTTCCTGAATATGTTACTTCTGATGCAGAAAAACTTACAGGCTCTTTAAAACGCCTACCAGAACGTTCTGAGATTGCTGCTGAAATTAACGAAGCACTTATCGTTGAATTTTACAGCCGTTAA
- a CDS encoding YxeA family protein: MKKVFIAIAILLAIGVIAFFYLDFNRIGAENYYLKVTKDGKAAAFTADDGQKFMNYKYQLTGYKDDGTPKKLEFTAQKNLRKKAYLKIFYKKGKGVTSYEEVKQKEIPTKAAKQLD; the protein is encoded by the coding sequence ATGAAAAAAGTATTTATTGCGATTGCTATCCTTCTAGCTATTGGAGTCATTGCTTTCTTTTATCTCGATTTCAATCGCATTGGTGCCGAAAATTATTACCTAAAAGTCACAAAAGACGGAAAAGCAGCGGCCTTTACCGCGGATGATGGCCAAAAATTTATGAATTATAAATATCAACTAACAGGCTATAAAGACGATGGCACCCCCAAAAAGCTAGAATTCACAGCCCAGAAAAACTTACGAAAAAAAGCTTACTTAAAAATTTTCTATAAAAAAGGCAAAGGTGTTACTTCATATGAAGAAGTAAAGCAAAAAGAAATTCCAACAAAAGCTGCTAAACAGCTAGATTAA
- the tyrS gene encoding tyrosine--tRNA ligase, giving the protein MNIIDELEWRGAIYQQTDETGLRELINKEAISLYCGIDPTGDSMHIGHLIPFMILCRFQNYGHKPIIVVGGATGTIGDPSGKKEERKLQSIEQINQNVASLRAQLEKIFDFTGASAAIMVNNYDWTKDLSILDFLRDYGKNFNVNTMLAKDIVASRLEIGISFTEFAYQILQAMDYNYLYEHHHCKLQIGGSDQWGNITAGLDLIRKKQGENAKAFGLTIPLLTKADGTKFGKTEGGAIWLDPEKTTPYEFYQFWINTDDRDVIRYLKYFTFLSQTEIAELSIQVEKEPHLRAAQKALASEMTEFIHGKNALKQAIKISQALFSGDVKSLTASEIEQGFKEVPTFEAADEDALLVDFLVELGIEPSKRQSREDIANGAIYLNGERTQNLEKVVKATDRIENKFIIIRRGKKKYFLIKF; this is encoded by the coding sequence ATGAACATTATTGATGAATTAGAATGGCGTGGCGCGATTTATCAGCAAACGGATGAAACCGGCTTAAGAGAACTGATAAATAAAGAGGCGATTTCGCTTTATTGTGGCATTGACCCAACTGGGGATTCAATGCACATTGGCCATTTAATTCCTTTTATGATTTTGTGCCGCTTTCAAAATTATGGGCATAAGCCGATTATTGTCGTTGGCGGGGCTACTGGAACAATTGGGGACCCAAGTGGTAAAAAAGAAGAGCGTAAATTGCAGTCAATTGAGCAAATTAATCAGAATGTTGCTAGTTTACGTGCGCAATTAGAAAAAATATTTGACTTTACAGGAGCTTCTGCAGCGATCATGGTTAATAACTATGATTGGACAAAAGATCTTAGTATTTTAGATTTTTTAAGAGACTATGGTAAGAACTTTAATGTGAATACGATGTTGGCTAAAGATATTGTAGCCAGTCGTCTTGAAATAGGAATTTCATTTACAGAATTTGCTTATCAAATTTTACAAGCGATGGATTATAATTATCTGTATGAGCATCATCACTGCAAGCTGCAGATTGGCGGTAGTGACCAGTGGGGAAATATTACAGCTGGCCTTGACTTAATTCGTAAAAAACAAGGCGAAAATGCTAAAGCGTTCGGTTTAACTATTCCGCTATTAACTAAAGCTGATGGAACAAAATTTGGGAAGACAGAAGGTGGGGCAATTTGGTTAGATCCGGAAAAGACAACACCATATGAGTTCTATCAGTTTTGGATCAACACAGATGACCGCGATGTGATTAGATATTTGAAATATTTCACGTTTTTATCGCAAACAGAAATCGCAGAATTAAGCATACAAGTAGAAAAAGAACCTCATCTACGTGCTGCTCAAAAAGCACTTGCAAGCGAAATGACGGAATTTATTCATGGAAAAAATGCGCTTAAACAAGCAATTAAAATTTCACAAGCCTTATTTAGCGGTGATGTAAAGTCGCTTACTGCAAGTGAAATTGAACAAGGATTTAAAGAGGTACCAACTTTTGAAGCCGCTGATGAAGATGCTTTGTTAGTTGATTTTCTTGTGGAGCTCGGTATTGAACCTTCTAAACGACAATCACGTGAAGACATTGCGAATGGAGCGATTTATTTAAATGGTGAACGTACCCAGAATTTAGAAAAAGTCGTCAAGGCAACAGATCGAATTGAAAATAAATTTATTATTATTAGGCGTGGAAAGAAAAAGTACTTTCTTATAAAATTCTAG
- the ccpA gene encoding catabolite control protein A produces MNVTIYDVAREASVSMATVSRVVNGNPNVKPITRKKVLDVIKQLGYRPNAVARGLASKRTTTVGVIIPDISNVFYAELARGIEDIATMYKYNIILSSSDENEDKELQVLNTLLGKQVDGIIYMGERVTEQLQEEFERSPAPVVLAGAVDLAQKVASVNIDYQAATKTAVKHFIKNGHKEIAFVSGALNEPINGKLRLAGYKEALKEAGIEYNEQYVVEAGSYHYDAGIEVWDKLNRLEVRPSAVIATNDELAIGILNAVLDAGIQVPKDFEVMTSNNTKLTLMARPQLSTIVQPLYDIGAVAMRLLTKLMTNEDVEEKTVILPHNEKLYGTTR; encoded by the coding sequence ATGAACGTAACGATTTATGATGTTGCCCGAGAAGCAAGTGTTTCCATGGCGACAGTTTCGCGAGTAGTTAACGGAAACCCTAATGTAAAACCTATTACACGAAAAAAAGTATTAGATGTGATTAAACAGTTGGGCTATCGTCCTAATGCTGTAGCGCGTGGTTTAGCAAGCAAGCGGACAACAACAGTTGGTGTCATTATTCCGGATATTTCAAATGTATTTTATGCTGAGCTTGCGCGTGGCATTGAAGATATTGCTACAATGTATAAGTATAATATTATTTTAAGTAGCTCTGATGAAAATGAAGATAAGGAATTACAAGTTTTAAATACTTTATTAGGTAAACAAGTAGATGGAATTATTTACATGGGTGAGAGAGTGACAGAACAATTACAAGAAGAATTTGAACGTTCCCCTGCGCCAGTTGTTCTTGCGGGAGCGGTAGACTTAGCTCAAAAAGTGGCTTCTGTCAATATTGATTATCAAGCCGCTACGAAAACGGCTGTTAAACACTTCATTAAAAACGGTCATAAAGAGATTGCTTTTGTAAGTGGTGCATTAAATGAACCGATCAATGGGAAACTTCGCTTAGCAGGTTATAAAGAAGCCTTAAAAGAAGCTGGTATCGAATATAACGAGCAATATGTTGTTGAAGCAGGAAGTTATCATTATGATGCAGGTATTGAGGTATGGGATAAATTAAATCGCCTAGAAGTTAGACCAAGTGCCGTTATTGCGACTAATGATGAACTTGCTATTGGTATTTTAAATGCTGTTCTTGACGCAGGCATACAGGTACCAAAAGACTTTGAAGTCATGACTAGTAATAATACAAAATTGACATTAATGGCGCGTCCTCAGCTTTCAACCATTGTACAGCCACTTTATGATATCGGTGCAGTTGCGATGCGGCTTTTAACAAAGTTAATGACCAATGAAGACGTTGAGGAAAAAACAGTGATTTTACCACATAATGAAAAATTGTACGGTACAACAAGATAA
- a CDS encoding bifunctional 3-deoxy-7-phosphoheptulonate synthase/chorismate mutase: protein MANTDLDQLRNEVNRLNIELLQLINKRADVIQEIGKIKGLQGSLRFDPLREREMLNQIVDANHGPFENSTIEHLFKQIFKASLELQEEDHSKALLVSRKNKKEDTIVEVNGLSIGNGKPVFVFGPCSVESYEQVAQVAKEIKAKGLKLIRGGAFKPRTSPYDFQGLGLNGLKILKQISEEYGLGVISEIVTPADIATALEYVDVIQIGARNMQNFELLKEAGRVDKPILLKRGLSATIEEFIGAAEYIMSQGNGKIILCERGIRTYEKATRNTLDISAVPILKKETHLPVMVDVTHSTGRKDLLLPCAKAALAIGADGVMAEVHPDPAVALSDSAQQMDIQEFDAFWKEILASNLMK from the coding sequence ATGGCAAATACAGATTTAGATCAACTTAGAAATGAAGTTAATCGCTTAAACATTGAGTTGCTTCAATTAATTAACAAACGTGCAGATGTTATACAAGAGATTGGAAAGATTAAAGGCTTACAAGGTTCTCTCCGATTTGATCCTTTGCGTGAAAGAGAGATGCTTAATCAAATTGTAGATGCCAATCATGGACCTTTTGAGAATTCTACGATTGAACATTTATTTAAGCAGATTTTTAAAGCAAGTTTAGAACTACAAGAAGAGGACCACTCTAAGGCCTTACTTGTTTCACGCAAAAATAAAAAAGAAGACACAATTGTTGAAGTAAATGGTTTATCAATTGGTAATGGCAAACCGGTATTTGTATTTGGGCCATGCTCTGTTGAGTCTTATGAACAAGTTGCTCAAGTGGCTAAAGAGATTAAGGCAAAAGGTTTAAAGCTTATTCGCGGAGGTGCGTTTAAACCACGTACAAGTCCATATGATTTTCAAGGACTCGGGCTTAATGGACTCAAAATTTTAAAACAAATTTCTGAAGAGTACGGGCTAGGTGTGATTAGTGAAATTGTAACACCTGCTGACATTGCGACAGCTTTAGAATATGTGGATGTTATCCAAATCGGTGCACGTAACATGCAAAACTTTGAACTGTTAAAAGAGGCTGGGCGTGTTGATAAACCGATTCTATTAAAGCGTGGTTTATCAGCGACAATTGAAGAATTCATTGGCGCTGCTGAATATATCATGTCACAAGGGAATGGCAAAATCATTCTTTGTGAGCGCGGCATTCGCACATATGAAAAAGCAACACGAAATACACTTGATATTTCTGCTGTTCCCATTTTGAAAAAAGAAACGCATTTGCCTGTTATGGTTGATGTTACACATTCAACAGGGCGCAAAGACTTGTTGCTACCATGCGCAAAAGCTGCTCTTGCAATTGGTGCAGATGGCGTTATGGCAGAGGTTCACCCTGATCCAGCTGTTGCTTTATCTGACTCTGCTCAACAAATGGATATTCAAGAATTTGACGCTTTCTGGAAGGAAATTTTGGCATCTAATTTAATGAAATAA
- a CDS encoding YtxH domain-containing protein, protein MADKDGMNVKDFLIGGLIGGIVGSVTALLLAPKSGKELRGDLNDQVDVLKEKGTKLKDVAYEKGIEIGNVAKEKKDRLVDTASGLVDVVKDRSTRLADTTAKQGKAVKEQVVDHAEENKQAVKEAANEVKDEAESASEDVAKAAKDAKKDTKKTLKEGKKEAEKIAKK, encoded by the coding sequence ATGGCAGATAAAGACGGTATGAATGTAAAAGATTTTCTAATCGGTGGATTAATTGGAGGAATTGTTGGTTCCGTGACAGCACTTCTTCTGGCACCAAAATCTGGTAAAGAACTTCGCGGAGATTTAAACGACCAAGTAGACGTACTTAAAGAAAAAGGAACGAAGCTAAAAGACGTTGCTTATGAAAAAGGTATTGAAATTGGAAACGTAGCAAAAGAAAAGAAAGACCGATTAGTAGATACAGCAAGTGGTCTTGTTGATGTTGTCAAAGATAGATCAACTCGTTTAGCTGATACAACTGCAAAACAAGGCAAAGCAGTAAAAGAACAAGTTGTTGATCATGCTGAAGAAAATAAGCAAGCAGTAAAAGAGGCCGCAAACGAGGTAAAAGATGAAGCCGAGTCGGCTTCTGAAGATGTTGCTAAAGCTGCAAAAGATGCTAAAAAAGATACAAAAAAAACACTTAAAGAAGGCAAGAAAGAAGCAGAAAAGATTGCTAAAAAATAA
- a CDS encoding DUF948 domain-containing protein → MIVILYIAALIAGIALFVIALSVSKTLKATAQTMDEVSKSIDKMTVEVQGITDQAQKMLDKTNHLLEDVNGKVAKVDPVFDAIGDVGVSLLGLSQSVRELTQLATNKVQHNETKLARAVSISNSILAFRDKMKANKSTKEAVKETEFGGINDGR, encoded by the coding sequence ATGATTGTTATTTTATATATTGCAGCATTAATTGCAGGTATTGCATTATTTGTAATTGCACTTTCTGTCAGTAAAACATTGAAGGCTACTGCGCAAACGATGGATGAAGTAAGTAAATCAATCGACAAAATGACGGTAGAAGTACAGGGAATTACTGATCAGGCACAAAAAATGCTCGATAAAACAAATCATTTACTAGAAGATGTTAATGGCAAAGTTGCCAAAGTGGATCCTGTATTCGATGCAATTGGCGATGTTGGGGTTTCCTTACTTGGCTTAAGTCAATCTGTTCGTGAATTAACACAATTGGCTACGAATAAAGTTCAACATAATGAGACAAAACTTGCGCGAGCAGTCTCTATAAGCAATTCAATTCTTGCTTTTCGAGATAAAATGAAAGCAAATAAATCCACTAAGGAAGCAGTTAAAGAAACAGAATTTGGAGGGATTAATGATGGCAGATAA
- the murC gene encoding UDP-N-acetylmuramate--L-alanine ligase, with amino-acid sequence MTVYHFIGIKGAGMSALAQVLFDKGYQIQGSDVEKYFFTQKALEEKQIPILPFSEDNIHEGLTIIAGNAFPDTHEEIKKALELGLPVVRYHKFLGQFIEDYTSIAITGSHGKTSTTGLLAHVLESIRPTSYLIGDGTGKGVKNAEYFALEACEYQRHFLAYKPNYAIMTNIDWDHPDYFKSVNDVFNAFETLGKQVKKAVFALGDDVELRRLELDIPTIYFGFGEENEFQAKKIIKKTTGTTFDVYHEQEFLGTFEIPTYGDHNVLNALSVIALCHYEGLSMDLVRAELKTFQGVKRRFSITEKAHQILVDDYAHHPSEIRATVNAARQKYPDKQIIAVFQPHTFTRTEAFLQGFADSLNLADKVYLCDIFASARERTGNLSILDLARKTKGHHVMKENHTEELLPYEDAVILFMGAGDVQKFQAAYEKILDESPIALKKQTAN; translated from the coding sequence ATGACAGTTTATCATTTTATTGGAATTAAAGGAGCTGGGATGAGTGCCCTTGCACAAGTCCTATTCGATAAAGGTTATCAGATTCAAGGTTCGGATGTTGAAAAATATTTTTTCACTCAAAAAGCTTTAGAAGAAAAGCAAATCCCAATTTTGCCTTTTTCAGAAGATAATATTCATGAGGGCCTAACAATTATTGCTGGGAATGCTTTTCCTGATACGCATGAAGAGATAAAAAAAGCATTAGAGCTTGGTTTACCCGTTGTTCGCTATCATAAATTTTTGGGGCAATTTATTGAGGATTATACAAGTATTGCAATTACTGGTTCACACGGTAAAACGTCGACAACTGGCCTTCTTGCGCATGTACTCGAGTCGATTCGTCCAACTTCTTATTTAATTGGTGATGGTACAGGTAAAGGTGTAAAAAATGCTGAATACTTTGCGCTTGAAGCTTGTGAATATCAGCGACATTTCTTAGCTTACAAACCAAATTATGCCATTATGACAAATATTGACTGGGATCATCCGGATTATTTTAAAAGTGTAAATGATGTTTTTAATGCGTTTGAAACGCTTGGAAAACAGGTGAAAAAAGCTGTTTTTGCGCTTGGTGATGATGTAGAACTACGTCGTTTAGAACTTGATATTCCAACGATTTACTTTGGGTTTGGCGAAGAAAATGAGTTTCAGGCAAAAAAAATTATCAAAAAAACAACAGGAACAACCTTTGATGTTTATCACGAGCAAGAATTTTTAGGAACTTTTGAAATCCCAACTTATGGTGACCATAATGTGTTAAATGCACTTAGCGTTATCGCTCTTTGTCATTATGAAGGTTTAAGTATGGATTTAGTACGAGCGGAATTAAAGACATTTCAAGGTGTTAAAAGACGCTTCAGTATTACTGAAAAAGCCCATCAAATTTTAGTCGATGATTATGCACATCATCCATCTGAAATTCGAGCTACTGTGAATGCTGCACGTCAAAAATATCCTGATAAACAAATCATTGCTGTTTTTCAGCCACATACATTTACAAGGACGGAAGCTTTCTTACAAGGCTTTGCGGACAGTCTTAATCTAGCTGATAAAGTTTACCTATGTGATATTTTCGCTTCTGCACGTGAAAGAACAGGGAACTTATCTATTTTAGATCTTGCGCGGAAAACAAAAGGACATCATGTTATGAAAGAAAATCATACAGAAGAATTATTGCCATATGAAGATGCAGTTATTCTCTTTATGGGCGCAGGAGATGTGCAAAAATTTCAGGCAGCCTATGAGAAAATACTTGATGAAAGTCCTATTGCATTAAAAAAGCAGACGGCTAATTAA